The following proteins are encoded in a genomic region of Bacillus sp. Marseille-Q1617:
- a CDS encoding DinB family protein: MEHDSIFLIKEKYGMKKDFGLLVSMMDYARVTTIQEVENLSVEELDYRAHDEANSTGMLLAHFDAVEKIYQALTFSDLSDEEVDRYAETLEPALSLGKAAEVIRGKEVGEYLDRLNETRNKTLDHFKQLPEEWLYVETDWWYGKKGNNFFKWFHVFEDEINHRGQIRMIKKLHSKEREMEKID; this comes from the coding sequence ATGGAGCACGATTCAATTTTTTTAATCAAGGAAAAGTATGGAATGAAAAAAGATTTTGGCCTTTTGGTATCGATGATGGACTATGCGAGGGTAACAACGATACAGGAAGTTGAAAATCTCTCCGTGGAAGAACTGGACTACAGGGCGCATGACGAAGCGAATTCAACCGGAATGCTTTTGGCTCATTTTGATGCAGTCGAAAAAATCTATCAGGCGCTGACCTTCTCTGATCTGAGTGATGAAGAAGTGGACCGTTATGCGGAAACGTTGGAACCTGCTTTAAGTTTGGGGAAAGCTGCGGAAGTGATCAGAGGAAAGGAAGTCGGTGAGTATCTCGACAGGTTAAACGAAACGAGAAATAAAACGCTGGACCACTTCAAGCAATTGCCTGAAGAATGGCTTTATGTAGAAACCGATTGGTGGTATGGCAAGAAAGGCAATAACTTCTTTAAATGGTTTCATGTCTTTGAAGATGAAATCAATCATCGCGGTCAGATCCGCATGATTAAAAAACTTCACTCCAAAGAGAGGGAAATGGAAAAAATCGATTAA
- a CDS encoding STAS domain-containing protein yields MNENFKKIGQAIINKKSEIAKEVHEERFSKIPAEEREKIASIEKEILEIRAGFIHIFGEALIDFQNKEHYLDVLTQWGKDTGERIYNMGAPLDEALKDTNQYRRGIWKEIKHQAQKYNMSLDTVFEAQEILDPLLDQAVYSFSLTYVTYHKETLDRAKSAFLELSVPVVPLITGVAVLPLIGNIDTQRARLIMEEALLQANKLKLTKLFIDLSGVAIVDTMVADRIFMVISALKLLGVKTILTGIRPEIAQTITQIGINFNQVEIRANLQQAIEEMKALV; encoded by the coding sequence ATGAACGAGAATTTTAAAAAAATCGGACAAGCAATCATTAATAAAAAATCAGAGATAGCCAAAGAAGTTCATGAGGAAAGATTCAGCAAGATACCAGCTGAAGAGAGAGAAAAGATTGCATCAATAGAGAAAGAAATTCTTGAAATACGTGCTGGGTTTATTCATATATTTGGAGAAGCACTCATTGATTTTCAGAACAAGGAACACTATCTGGATGTCCTGACTCAATGGGGTAAAGATACTGGAGAACGTATATATAATATGGGAGCCCCTTTAGATGAAGCGCTGAAAGATACCAACCAATACAGAAGAGGGATCTGGAAAGAGATTAAACACCAGGCCCAGAAATATAATATGTCATTGGATACAGTGTTTGAGGCTCAGGAAATTTTGGATCCTCTCCTCGATCAGGCTGTTTATTCGTTCAGTCTGACGTATGTGACATACCATAAAGAAACACTCGATAGAGCCAAAAGTGCTTTTTTGGAATTGTCTGTTCCGGTCGTACCGTTGATCACCGGAGTCGCTGTCCTGCCGCTCATCGGAAACATCGATACCCAAAGAGCCCGGCTTATCATGGAGGAAGCGCTTCTGCAGGCAAATAAATTAAAATTAACTAAACTCTTTATTGATCTTTCAGGTGTCGCCATTGTGGATACAATGGTTGCTGACCGTATCTTCATGGTCATTTCTGCGTTAAAGCTGCTCGGTGTTAAAACCATCCTGACGGGCATTCGTCCGGAAATTGCCCAAACCATCACTCAGATCGGGATCAACTTCAATCAAGTCGAAATAAGGGCAAATCTTCAACAAGCGATAGAAGAAATGAAAGCTCTCGTGTAA
- the cspD gene encoding cold-shock protein CspD — translation MLQGKVKWFNAEKGFGFIEVEGQDDVFVHFSAIQGEGYKSLEEGQDVTFEIVEGARGPQAANVQK, via the coding sequence ATGCTACAAGGTAAAGTGAAATGGTTTAACGCAGAAAAAGGTTTCGGTTTCATCGAAGTTGAAGGTCAAGACGATGTTTTTGTTCACTTCTCTGCTATCCAAGGCGAAGGCTACAAATCACTAGAAGAAGGACAAGACGTTACATTTGAAATCGTTGAAGGTGCTCGTGGACCACAAGCAG
- a CDS encoding CoA pyrophosphatase — MNGDDIIQSIKGRTPKVLGSENFNEYAILVPLIEVDKETHILFEVRSYKLRRQPGEICFPGGKIDKADKDAKSAAKRETSEELGISQKFITDVHPLDYLVSPFGTIIYPFAGKLNTGIKDLKPNGDEVGEVFTTPLLDLQKKEPELYDIKFSMEPEENFPYKSIPGGENYDFQPRNLKEHFYYYEDKVIWGLTARILHHFIGIVSDKKY; from the coding sequence ATGAATGGGGACGATATCATTCAATCAATAAAGGGACGAACCCCAAAGGTACTGGGCAGTGAAAACTTCAATGAATATGCCATTTTAGTTCCTTTAATAGAAGTGGATAAAGAAACACACATATTGTTTGAAGTAAGATCTTACAAACTGCGAAGACAACCGGGGGAAATTTGTTTTCCAGGTGGAAAAATCGATAAAGCAGATAAAGATGCAAAGTCTGCTGCCAAACGTGAAACCTCGGAAGAATTGGGGATTTCACAGAAGTTCATCACCGATGTCCACCCATTGGATTACCTTGTTTCTCCTTTTGGTACGATCATTTACCCATTTGCAGGGAAGCTGAATACCGGGATAAAGGATTTGAAGCCAAATGGTGATGAAGTGGGAGAAGTGTTCACCACCCCTTTATTGGATCTTCAAAAAAAAGAACCGGAGTTATATGACATTAAATTTTCAATGGAACCTGAAGAAAACTTTCCATATAAAAGCATTCCGGGCGGTGAGAATTATGATTTCCAGCCAAGGAATTTGAAGGAACACTTTTACTATTATGAGGACAAAGTGATTTGGGGATTGACTGCAAGGATACTTCATCATTTCATTGGAATCGTTTCAGACAAAAAATATTAA